A portion of the Pseudarthrobacter sp. L1SW genome contains these proteins:
- a CDS encoding class E sortase, translating to MVLQEKARQAAAPPAGVVILRGTVQVVGELLITAGIILLLFVAWQLWWTNVESDAKQSEVIKEFAQDIAGAAPAAPAAAPPPAAGEDFGEPVVAAAPAHGGTIGIMYIPRFGANYTRPIVQGTTSDVLDTLGLGHYGTTAMPGAVGNFAVAGHRQTHGAVLDNIHTLVPGDKIYVQTKDGYYVYVFRNNQIVMPQRTDVLEPVPAQPGVAPTERYLTMTSCNPRFGAEERIIAYALLDSWRPASAGPPAEIADQVAAAIGKG from the coding sequence GTGGTATTGCAGGAGAAGGCGAGGCAAGCCGCTGCGCCGCCTGCCGGCGTCGTTATTCTGCGCGGGACGGTCCAGGTGGTTGGTGAGCTGCTCATCACCGCCGGCATCATCCTCTTGCTGTTTGTTGCGTGGCAGCTGTGGTGGACCAACGTGGAATCAGATGCCAAGCAGAGCGAAGTAATCAAGGAATTCGCGCAGGACATCGCCGGTGCTGCCCCTGCCGCGCCGGCCGCCGCTCCGCCGCCCGCCGCCGGCGAAGACTTCGGTGAGCCCGTGGTGGCTGCCGCGCCGGCCCATGGGGGCACCATCGGCATCATGTACATTCCCCGCTTCGGGGCGAACTACACGCGGCCGATCGTCCAGGGGACAACCAGCGATGTGCTGGACACCCTGGGGCTGGGCCATTACGGAACCACCGCCATGCCGGGTGCCGTGGGCAACTTCGCCGTTGCGGGGCACCGCCAGACGCACGGCGCCGTCCTGGACAACATCCACACGCTGGTGCCCGGGGACAAGATCTACGTCCAGACGAAGGACGGCTATTACGTGTACGTCTTCCGCAACAACCAGATCGTCATGCCGCAGCGCACCGACGTCCTGGAGCCGGTGCCGGCGCAGCCGGGGGTTGCCCCCACTGAAAGATACCTGACCATGACAAGCTGCAACCCGCGCTTTGGCGCTGAAGAACGCATTATTGCCTATGCCCTGCTGGACAGTTGGCGCCCTGCATCCGCCGGACCGCCCGCGGAAATTGCGGACCAGGTGGCCGCGGCGATCGGGAAGGGATGA
- a CDS encoding carboxymuconolactone decarboxylase family protein has translation MTATTQHIFLDKQHPALWRALNGLGLKVKEAAQEAGIDVRTMELLNVRISQLNGCAFCLDLHVRDALEAGETPQRLAVLPAWRDTALFTEKERAALALIESITELPGNSEQEHEEAYAREHLTEEEFSVVSWLAITMNAFNRVSITSHHPVRRER, from the coding sequence ATGACCGCCACCACCCAGCACATCTTCCTTGACAAGCAGCACCCTGCTTTGTGGCGTGCATTGAACGGGCTGGGGCTCAAGGTCAAGGAGGCGGCCCAGGAGGCCGGCATAGACGTCCGGACCATGGAACTGCTCAATGTGCGGATTTCCCAGCTGAACGGCTGCGCCTTCTGCCTGGACCTCCACGTCCGGGACGCTCTGGAGGCGGGCGAGACCCCGCAGAGGCTGGCGGTACTGCCTGCATGGCGCGACACAGCACTCTTCACGGAAAAGGAACGTGCTGCCCTGGCATTGATCGAAAGCATCACGGAACTTCCGGGCAACAGCGAACAGGAGCATGAGGAAGCCTATGCCCGGGAGCATCTCACCGAGGAGGAGTTTTCGGTGGTCAGCTGGCTGGCCATCACAATGAACGCATTCAACCGCGTCTCCATTACCAGCCATCACCCGGTTCGGCGTGAACGGTAG
- a CDS encoding aminodeoxychorismate/anthranilate synthase component II, with product MTTTKILVVDNYDSFVYTLVGYLQELGAETTVVRNDDVTLAEAIELASTRDGVLISPGPGNPAEAGVCIELIRWCGENSVPMFGVCLGHQALAEAFGGKVTHAPELMHGKTSLVQHIGTSVFSGLPSPVTATRYHSLAAVRESIPDVLEITAETATGVVMGLQHRTAPLCGVQFHPESVLTEGGYQMLGNWLESLGMKGAAARAAKLSPLIQH from the coding sequence ATGACCACAACCAAGATCCTCGTGGTGGATAACTACGACAGCTTCGTCTACACCCTGGTGGGCTACCTCCAGGAACTCGGCGCGGAAACCACCGTGGTCCGCAATGACGACGTCACCCTGGCAGAGGCCATCGAACTGGCCAGCACCCGGGATGGCGTCCTCATCTCACCCGGCCCCGGCAACCCGGCGGAAGCCGGGGTCTGCATTGAACTGATCAGGTGGTGCGGCGAGAACAGCGTCCCCATGTTCGGTGTGTGCCTTGGACACCAGGCGCTGGCGGAGGCCTTCGGCGGCAAGGTAACGCACGCGCCGGAACTCATGCACGGCAAAACGTCCCTTGTGCAGCACATTGGCACCAGCGTGTTTTCCGGGCTCCCCTCCCCCGTCACGGCCACGCGTTACCACTCGCTGGCAGCCGTGCGCGAGTCCATCCCCGACGTCCTGGAGATCACCGCTGAGACGGCAACGGGTGTGGTGATGGGCCTGCAGCACCGGACTGCACCCCTGTGCGGCGTGCAGTTCCACCCGGAATCCGTGCTTACCGAGGGCGGCTACCAGATGCTGGGCAACTGGCTTGAGTCCCTGGGCATGAAGGGCGCAGCTGCCCGGGCGGCCAAGCTGAGCCCGCTGATCCAGCACTAG
- a CDS encoding DNA-3-methyladenine glycosylase I, with protein MPSDAAGVLVGEDGLARPAWASADPLLRDYYDTEWGLPVKDEQGLYERICLEGFQAGLSWATILRKRPAFRSAFAGFSPDAVALFTDADVERLMQDAGIVRNRLKIRAAINNAQATLALRQDGGLVDFVWRFQPAATPHPAVHADIPTQSAESVALSKALRRKGFSFVGPTTMFALMEAIGMVDTHLVGSHRRGSSGVWPTAVS; from the coding sequence GTGCCTTCTGACGCTGCCGGTGTCCTGGTGGGTGAGGACGGCCTGGCCCGCCCGGCATGGGCGTCTGCGGACCCGCTTCTTAGGGACTACTACGACACCGAGTGGGGCCTGCCCGTCAAGGACGAACAGGGCCTCTACGAACGCATCTGCCTGGAGGGTTTCCAGGCCGGGCTTTCCTGGGCCACCATCCTGCGCAAGCGCCCCGCGTTCCGCTCAGCCTTCGCCGGCTTCAGTCCTGATGCCGTTGCGCTCTTTACAGACGCCGACGTTGAGCGGCTCATGCAGGATGCAGGCATCGTCCGGAACCGCCTGAAGATCCGTGCTGCCATCAACAACGCCCAGGCCACCCTGGCGCTGCGGCAGGACGGCGGCCTGGTGGACTTCGTATGGCGGTTCCAGCCCGCTGCCACCCCGCACCCTGCCGTCCACGCGGACATCCCCACCCAATCGGCTGAGTCCGTTGCGCTGTCCAAGGCCCTGAGGAGGAAGGGGTTCTCCTTCGTTGGCCCCACCACCATGTTCGCACTGATGGAAGCCATCGGAATGGTGGACACCCACCTGGTAGGCAGCCACCGGCGGGGGTCCTCCGGGGTCTGGCCCACCGCGGTCAGCTAG
- a CDS encoding glycosyltransferase family 2 protein produces MPAHQPSGDALNDAAHLPRVSIVIPAYNEESVIRQCLIAAIYQSVPAHEIVVVDNLSKDRTADIVRQMQLEYPESPLILLSQDEAQGLIPTRNFGLDNATGDVLGRIDADSVVEPDWVEQVQKAFLDHSVQAATGPVVYYDMPMRRFGLKADDKMRQLMLKLAKHQYHFLFGSNMALRSSAWEAIRAETCRDEKDEMHEDIDLSLHLAEHDLKIQYCPQMVSGMSARRLEDSPRDYRYYVTRFDRTYKAHNVKKMALKAPMVVFFSVYFPAKLLRAIHTVNTAQPVRRGGQ; encoded by the coding sequence ATGCCAGCCCACCAACCCTCTGGGGATGCCTTGAACGACGCAGCACACCTGCCCCGCGTATCCATTGTCATCCCGGCATACAACGAGGAGAGCGTCATCCGGCAGTGCCTCATTGCTGCCATCTATCAGTCCGTCCCCGCCCACGAGATCGTGGTGGTGGACAACCTGTCCAAGGACCGGACCGCTGACATCGTGCGCCAAATGCAGCTCGAATACCCGGAAAGCCCGCTGATCCTGTTAAGCCAGGATGAGGCGCAGGGCCTGATCCCCACACGGAACTTCGGGCTGGACAACGCCACAGGGGATGTCCTGGGCCGGATCGACGCCGATTCGGTAGTGGAGCCCGATTGGGTGGAGCAGGTGCAGAAGGCGTTCCTGGACCACTCCGTCCAGGCAGCCACGGGTCCAGTGGTCTACTACGACATGCCCATGCGCCGGTTCGGCCTCAAGGCCGACGACAAGATGCGCCAGCTCATGCTGAAACTGGCAAAACACCAGTACCACTTCCTGTTCGGCTCCAACATGGCCCTCCGGTCCTCCGCTTGGGAGGCCATCCGGGCCGAGACCTGCCGCGATGAAAAGGACGAGATGCATGAGGACATCGATCTGTCCCTGCACCTCGCCGAGCACGACCTGAAAATCCAGTACTGCCCGCAGATGGTCTCCGGCATGTCCGCGCGCAGGCTGGAGGATTCACCCCGGGACTACCGCTACTACGTCACCCGGTTCGACCGTACCTACAAGGCGCACAACGTCAAGAAGATGGCGCTGAAGGCTCCCATGGTGGTGTTCTTTTCGGTGTACTTCCCGGCCAAGCTCCTCCGCGCCATCCACACGGTCAACACGGCCCAACCTGTGCGCCGAGGCGGCCAGTAG
- a CDS encoding peptidylprolyl isomerase, which produces MTAIATAKATIHTSLGDIAVNLFGNHAPKTVKNFVGLATGEQAWTHPETGEDKTGTPLYNGTIFHRIIKDFMIQAGDPLGRGVGGPGYQFDDEIHPELSFNQPYKLAMANAGIRMGKGTNGSQFFITTIPTDWLQGKHTIFGEVADEESKKVVDAIEGVRTGMGDRPVEDVTINSIDIEQL; this is translated from the coding sequence ATGACTGCCATCGCAACTGCAAAAGCAACCATCCACACGAGCCTCGGCGACATCGCCGTGAACCTCTTCGGCAACCACGCGCCCAAGACCGTCAAGAACTTCGTAGGCCTTGCCACCGGCGAGCAGGCGTGGACCCACCCGGAGACGGGCGAGGACAAGACCGGCACCCCGCTGTACAACGGGACCATCTTCCACCGCATCATCAAGGACTTCATGATCCAGGCCGGCGATCCGCTGGGCCGCGGCGTGGGCGGCCCGGGCTACCAGTTCGACGACGAAATCCACCCGGAACTGAGCTTCAACCAGCCCTACAAGCTGGCCATGGCCAACGCGGGCATCCGCATGGGCAAGGGCACCAACGGTTCCCAGTTCTTCATCACTACTATCCCCACGGACTGGCTCCAGGGAAAGCACACCATCTTCGGTGAAGTGGCTGACGAGGAATCCAAGAAGGTTGTTGACGCAATTGAAGGTGTCCGCACCGGCATGGGTGACCGTCCCGTGGAGGACGTCACCATCAACAGCATCGACATCGAACAGCTGTAA
- the pknB gene encoding Stk1 family PASTA domain-containing Ser/Thr kinase — translation MNESARTPLHREDSLPVDNRRVLSGRYELGGLIGRGGMADVYRGVDTRLGRTVAVKLLRADMARDPQFQARFKREAQAVAALNHSSIVAIYDTGEHLVHDGSEDNVRVPYIVMEFVEGKTIRDLIRAHDVTIDQAIDYCLGVLGALEYSHKAGIVHRDIKPANVMYCESTNSVKVMDFGIARAIADSSATMTQTQAVVGTAQYLSPEQARGETVDARSDLYSAACLLYEMLTSRPPFIGDSPVSVAYQHVREIPEPPSSLNPKVTPALDSVLAKALQKNRDDRFQDAAAFRRALRAARSGVAVPALAASEAPTDPNDHVPPPATEAFPAAGAGFLHDAPTGRLEATPAPAEDHETLVPFVADADDERPADPLPLGLTPERERSPRQKSRRRAWIGTLVVFTLLVLAGGALWLYSIINRPAPAAPKITVPAVAAMTESAALQELYNADLRPRIVRSQHDTVAKGTAIGTDPASGAALDRGAEVILNISEGPSAVMIPESLPGKTEAAARDILRQSGLVGAPSTTTANSATVPAGIVITTSPAPGQKVGVGTSVELVVSTGKVAVPELRGRTREEAEAALKELSLVPNVVEAENAQVEPGRVMEQSDAVNAAVEQGKTVTIVVAKAPPPPPSPSPTPTPTPTPTSTKKG, via the coding sequence GTGAACGAGTCAGCGCGCACACCGTTGCACCGCGAGGACAGCCTCCCGGTGGATAACCGCCGTGTCCTCAGCGGCCGCTACGAGCTGGGCGGCCTGATCGGCCGCGGAGGCATGGCGGACGTCTACCGGGGAGTGGACACCCGGCTGGGGCGCACTGTCGCCGTGAAACTGCTGCGGGCGGACATGGCCCGGGACCCGCAGTTCCAGGCCCGGTTCAAGCGGGAAGCTCAGGCCGTTGCCGCCCTCAACCATTCCTCCATTGTTGCCATCTACGACACCGGTGAACACCTGGTCCACGATGGCTCGGAGGACAACGTCCGGGTGCCGTACATCGTGATGGAATTCGTGGAGGGCAAGACCATCCGCGACCTCATCCGCGCCCATGACGTCACCATTGACCAGGCAATCGACTATTGCCTGGGCGTCCTCGGCGCCCTCGAGTACAGCCACAAGGCCGGCATCGTCCACCGGGACATCAAGCCGGCCAACGTGATGTACTGCGAAAGCACCAACTCCGTGAAGGTGATGGACTTCGGCATTGCCCGCGCCATCGCCGACTCCTCAGCCACCATGACCCAGACGCAGGCCGTGGTGGGCACCGCCCAGTACCTGTCGCCGGAGCAGGCCCGCGGCGAAACAGTCGACGCCCGCAGTGACCTCTACTCCGCCGCATGCCTGCTGTATGAAATGCTCACGTCCAGGCCCCCCTTCATCGGTGACAGTCCTGTGTCCGTGGCCTACCAGCACGTCCGGGAGATTCCCGAGCCCCCCAGCAGCCTCAACCCCAAGGTGACTCCTGCCCTGGACAGCGTGCTGGCGAAGGCGCTGCAAAAAAACCGCGATGACCGGTTCCAGGATGCCGCGGCCTTCCGGCGTGCCCTGCGTGCTGCTCGATCAGGCGTAGCGGTCCCCGCACTTGCGGCCTCCGAAGCGCCCACGGACCCCAACGACCACGTCCCGCCGCCGGCCACCGAGGCCTTCCCCGCCGCGGGCGCAGGCTTCCTCCACGACGCACCTACCGGCCGGCTGGAGGCGACCCCTGCCCCTGCCGAGGACCACGAAACCCTGGTTCCCTTCGTGGCGGACGCTGATGACGAGCGGCCGGCTGATCCGTTGCCCCTTGGCCTGACTCCGGAACGTGAGCGGAGCCCGCGGCAGAAGTCCCGCCGTCGTGCGTGGATTGGCACGCTGGTGGTCTTCACGCTCCTTGTCCTGGCAGGCGGTGCCCTGTGGCTGTACAGCATCATCAACCGCCCCGCTCCGGCGGCGCCCAAGATCACGGTTCCGGCCGTGGCCGCCATGACAGAATCGGCGGCGCTGCAGGAACTGTACAACGCCGACCTCCGGCCCCGTATTGTCCGGTCGCAGCACGACACCGTTGCCAAGGGGACGGCGATCGGCACGGACCCGGCGTCCGGCGCCGCCCTGGATCGAGGCGCCGAGGTGATCCTCAACATTTCGGAGGGCCCCAGCGCCGTTATGATCCCTGAAAGCCTGCCGGGCAAGACCGAGGCAGCAGCCAGGGATATCCTGCGCCAAAGCGGGCTGGTTGGCGCCCCCTCCACCACCACGGCCAACAGTGCCACCGTGCCTGCCGGAATCGTGATCACCACAAGCCCCGCGCCCGGCCAGAAGGTGGGCGTCGGGACCAGCGTCGAACTGGTGGTGTCCACCGGCAAGGTCGCCGTCCCGGAGCTCCGGGGGCGTACCCGCGAAGAAGCAGAAGCCGCGCTGAAGGAACTGAGCCTGGTGCCCAACGTGGTTGAGGCCGAGAATGCCCAGGTTGAGCCCGGCAGGGTGATGGAGCAAAGCGACGCCGTGAACGCGGCCGTGGAACAGGGCAAGACCGTCACCATTGTGGTGGCCAAAGCGCCGCCGCCCCCGCCAAGCCCCAGCCCCACACCCACGCCTACTCCGACGCCGACCTCCACCAAAAAGGGCTAG
- a CDS encoding protein kinase, protein MRPTTGITLGGRFQLTTRIAIGGMGEVWKAKDLVLGRIVAIKVLKEEYTGDPGFLQRFRAEARHTALLNHVGIANVFDYGEEEGSAYLVMELVPGQPLSNIIEHEQVLSPDRTLSIIAQTARALSVAHAQGLVHRDVKPGNLLITPDGRVKVTDFGIARLADQVPLTQTGQVMGTAQYLAPEQATGQTATGSSDIYALGVIGYECLTGHRPFSGESQIAIALAQVNDAPPPLPESLPTPVRALLMSMLAKDPKNRPENAIKLAEAAEAIRNGDISAARAAVPGMLLFDADNTGPITAPVDTATAPTGVIGAQHDSSPTPTSALPVLGAGAAGAAAGAAAGAAAADADAPQGTLARANALAAERRWVPEEATYDDEPADEPQRKGRSPWTWPLVALILLVLFALVGFFLSQRGILFPSNDATTGAATSPPSTSASPTRTTQSATPTPTRNTPTPTPTQEMVNVIPAAYLGQDYRKVQAELAGLGLAVTVIPQESTADDPGRVIELNPTGLVPQGSPITVVYAVAPPAPTTSAPAPAPSATTSAVAAPTAASPLPACTAGQLPGAPPTCKP, encoded by the coding sequence GTGAGGCCTACAACCGGAATCACCCTCGGCGGCAGATTCCAGCTGACCACGCGGATCGCGATCGGCGGCATGGGCGAAGTCTGGAAGGCGAAAGACCTCGTCCTGGGCCGCATCGTCGCTATCAAAGTGCTGAAGGAGGAGTACACCGGCGATCCCGGGTTCCTCCAGCGCTTCCGCGCCGAGGCCCGCCACACCGCTCTCCTGAACCACGTGGGCATCGCCAACGTCTTCGACTACGGCGAGGAGGAGGGCTCCGCCTACCTGGTCATGGAACTGGTCCCCGGCCAGCCCCTGAGCAACATCATCGAACACGAGCAGGTCCTGTCCCCGGACCGCACGCTGTCCATCATCGCGCAGACCGCCCGTGCACTCTCCGTTGCCCACGCGCAGGGCCTGGTGCACCGCGACGTGAAACCCGGCAACCTCCTGATCACCCCGGACGGGCGGGTGAAGGTCACCGACTTCGGCATCGCCCGCCTGGCAGACCAGGTTCCGCTCACCCAGACCGGCCAGGTAATGGGCACCGCCCAGTACCTTGCCCCCGAGCAGGCCACCGGACAGACCGCCACCGGTTCCTCGGACATCTACGCGCTCGGCGTCATCGGCTACGAGTGCCTGACCGGACACCGCCCCTTCTCCGGCGAGTCCCAGATCGCCATCGCCCTGGCCCAGGTCAACGACGCCCCGCCGCCGCTGCCCGAATCGCTTCCCACCCCGGTGCGCGCCCTCCTTATGTCCATGCTGGCCAAGGACCCTAAGAACCGGCCGGAAAACGCCATCAAACTGGCCGAGGCGGCCGAGGCCATCCGCAACGGGGATATCAGCGCAGCCCGGGCCGCCGTTCCCGGCATGCTCCTCTTCGACGCGGACAATACGGGCCCCATCACGGCTCCGGTGGACACCGCCACGGCGCCCACCGGCGTCATTGGTGCCCAGCATGACAGTTCGCCCACGCCCACGTCCGCTTTGCCGGTGCTGGGTGCGGGCGCGGCAGGTGCAGCCGCCGGAGCCGCCGCCGGGGCAGCAGCTGCGGACGCTGACGCGCCCCAGGGAACACTCGCCCGGGCCAATGCCCTCGCCGCCGAGCGCAGGTGGGTTCCGGAAGAAGCAACGTACGACGACGAGCCTGCCGATGAGCCCCAGCGCAAGGGCCGCAGTCCCTGGACCTGGCCGCTGGTTGCCCTGATCCTCCTGGTTCTGTTCGCGTTGGTGGGGTTCTTCCTCAGCCAGCGGGGCATTCTCTTCCCCTCGAACGACGCCACCACCGGGGCCGCCACAAGCCCGCCGAGCACCAGCGCCAGCCCAACCAGGACCACGCAATCCGCCACGCCCACGCCCACGCGCAACACGCCTACGCCCACACCCACCCAGGAAATGGTCAACGTGATCCCGGCCGCCTACCTCGGGCAGGACTACCGCAAGGTACAGGCCGAGCTTGCCGGGCTGGGGCTGGCCGTCACTGTGATTCCGCAGGAGAGTACGGCAGATGACCCCGGCAGGGTCATCGAGCTGAACCCCACAGGGCTCGTGCCGCAGGGTTCGCCCATCACGGTGGTCTATGCAGTGGCACCGCCGGCACCCACCACATCCGCACCAGCCCCCGCGCCGTCAGCCACCACGTCGGCCGTGGCGGCGCCCACCGCAGCGTCGCCCCTGCCCGCCTGCACCGCCGGCCAACTGCCCGGTGCCCCGCCAACCTGCAAGCCATAA
- a CDS encoding penicillin-binding protein 2 encodes MNQAIRHSWVAAVAMFALIFGAISYVQVVGADELKANPWNQRAILQNYCNDRGAIIVGGTPVAESVEGTSETCKFQRTYPQPELYAGITGYFSQNFGATGLEQAMGEVLTGNSDQLFLDRVGQLFLGNQPKGASVELTIDPAIQQLAYSLIPDGQRGSIVVTNPKTGAILAMVSKPSYDPNLIATQDPNAETANINELVKVPGINLNQNVSGPTGELLAPGSVYKLVDTAAALASGKYNKDSVLPNPAEMPFPGIQYKLPNYAGGNCYTRDTASFAFALQQSCNTPFASIALDLGRDAIAEQAKKFGFGEDMGDQLKLGYARNNGFPDNLDAPGLAQSAIGQKDVRATPLQVALMTAAIANDGVQMRPNLVKTLRSPDLRVIDEPKPEQLRTSTTPDVANQITEWMVSAVSEGIANRAAVPGVQVAGKTGTAELGNGTNNSWFTGFAPANNPQVGVTIVMEGVDITSGAQLTSPNAKRIFEAVLNK; translated from the coding sequence ATGAACCAGGCAATACGGCACTCGTGGGTGGCGGCCGTCGCCATGTTCGCCCTGATCTTCGGCGCCATCAGCTACGTGCAGGTGGTGGGGGCGGATGAGCTCAAGGCCAACCCATGGAACCAGCGCGCCATCCTGCAGAACTACTGCAACGACCGCGGCGCCATCATTGTGGGCGGCACCCCGGTAGCAGAATCGGTGGAGGGCACCTCGGAAACCTGCAAGTTCCAGCGGACCTACCCGCAGCCGGAGCTCTACGCCGGAATCACGGGTTACTTCTCCCAGAACTTCGGTGCCACCGGCCTGGAACAGGCCATGGGTGAAGTGCTCACCGGCAACTCGGACCAGCTCTTCCTGGACCGCGTGGGCCAGCTCTTCCTGGGGAACCAGCCCAAGGGCGCTTCGGTGGAGCTCACCATTGATCCCGCGATCCAGCAGCTCGCCTACAGCCTGATCCCGGACGGGCAGCGCGGATCCATCGTGGTCACCAACCCCAAGACCGGGGCGATCCTTGCCATGGTCTCCAAGCCCTCCTACGATCCCAACCTGATCGCCACCCAGGATCCCAACGCCGAGACCGCCAACATCAATGAGCTGGTCAAGGTCCCGGGCATCAACCTGAACCAGAACGTCAGCGGACCCACCGGGGAACTGCTGGCGCCGGGATCCGTCTACAAGCTCGTTGACACGGCCGCGGCGCTTGCATCAGGGAAGTACAACAAGGACAGCGTTCTCCCCAACCCGGCGGAAATGCCGTTTCCGGGAATCCAGTACAAGCTTCCCAACTACGCAGGCGGCAACTGCTACACCCGGGACACCGCGAGCTTCGCCTTCGCCCTGCAGCAGTCCTGCAACACCCCGTTCGCCAGCATCGCGCTGGACCTGGGCCGGGACGCCATCGCCGAGCAGGCGAAAAAGTTCGGCTTCGGCGAGGACATGGGCGACCAACTCAAGCTCGGCTACGCCCGCAACAACGGCTTCCCCGATAACCTGGACGCCCCCGGCCTGGCCCAGTCCGCCATCGGCCAGAAAGACGTCAGGGCCACACCCCTCCAGGTTGCGCTGATGACCGCGGCCATTGCCAATGACGGCGTCCAGATGAGGCCGAACCTGGTCAAGACCCTGCGTTCTCCGGATCTGCGGGTCATCGACGAACCCAAGCCGGAGCAGCTGCGGACCTCCACCACTCCGGATGTCGCAAACCAGATCACCGAGTGGATGGTCAGTGCCGTCAGCGAAGGCATCGCCAACAGGGCCGCAGTCCCGGGGGTCCAGGTGGCCGGCAAGACAGGAACCGCGGAGCTCGGAAACGGCACCAACAACTCCTGGTTCACCGGATTTGCCCCCGCAAACAACCCGCAGGTGGGAGTCACCATCGTCATGGAGGGCGTGGACATCACCTCCGGAGCCCAGCTAACCAGTCCGAACGCGAAAAGAATTTTTGAGGCGGTGTTGAATAAGTGA
- a CDS encoding cell division protein CrgA: MPESKPRKKTASTPQPATSQAYKPNPVWFKPVMFGLMIIGLFWIITFYISEGRFPVQAWESWNIVAGFGIAIVGFLMTTRWRS, translated from the coding sequence GTGCCCGAGTCAAAGCCACGCAAGAAGACTGCCAGCACCCCGCAGCCGGCTACGTCCCAGGCTTACAAGCCCAACCCGGTATGGTTCAAGCCTGTGATGTTCGGCCTGATGATCATCGGCCTCTTCTGGATCATCACGTTCTACATCAGCGAAGGCCGCTTTCCTGTCCAGGCCTGGGAATCGTGGAACATCGTCGCCGGTTTCGGCATTGCCATCGTGGGCTTCCTGATGACCACCCGCTGGCGCTCCTGA
- a CDS encoding rhomboid family intramembrane serine protease: MSYGIPSAEPSAQVPVCPRHPDRPSYVRCQRCGRPACPDCQRAAAVGFQCVDCVNETRRTTPEVRTVYGGAAASGKPVVTFGIIAVCVVVYALQWLIPGQAVYEQFAYNNVFATPQYGAFEPWRMLTAAFLHSPDSLLHILLNMYTLWIFGQALEPLLGRVRFLALYLLSAVGGSVGYLLLNPVLVPGQGLVGVVGASGAIFGLFGAMLLVQRQRGGDTRQLWVLIAINGVIGFLIPQIAWQAHLGGLITGALCATVLAYTPRGPRQGLVQGAGLVAVLALLIAASWVRISI; the protein is encoded by the coding sequence ATGAGTTACGGAATTCCGTCGGCTGAGCCGTCCGCGCAGGTTCCGGTTTGCCCGCGGCACCCGGACCGGCCCTCCTATGTGCGCTGCCAGCGATGCGGGCGTCCCGCCTGCCCTGACTGCCAGCGGGCGGCCGCCGTCGGATTCCAATGCGTTGACTGCGTCAACGAAACAAGGCGTACGACGCCGGAGGTGCGGACGGTCTATGGCGGCGCCGCAGCAAGCGGCAAGCCTGTGGTGACGTTCGGCATCATCGCCGTGTGTGTTGTGGTGTACGCGCTGCAGTGGCTCATCCCGGGCCAGGCGGTGTACGAACAGTTTGCCTACAACAACGTCTTCGCCACCCCCCAGTACGGGGCGTTCGAGCCGTGGCGCATGCTGACCGCGGCATTCCTGCACTCTCCTGATTCACTGCTGCACATCCTGTTGAACATGTACACGCTGTGGATCTTCGGCCAGGCCTTGGAGCCGCTCCTTGGCCGCGTCCGCTTCCTGGCCCTGTACCTGTTGTCCGCCGTAGGTGGCTCCGTTGGGTACCTGCTCCTGAACCCGGTTCTGGTGCCTGGACAGGGGCTGGTGGGAGTCGTAGGGGCTTCCGGCGCCATCTTCGGCCTCTTCGGCGCGATGCTGCTGGTCCAGCGCCAGCGCGGCGGTGACACCCGGCAGCTGTGGGTCCTCATCGCGATCAACGGGGTTATCGGTTTCCTGATTCCGCAGATTGCCTGGCAGGCGCACCTGGGTGGCCTGATCACCGGGGCGTTGTGCGCGACGGTTCTCGCGTACACCCCCCGCGGCCCCCGGCAGGGTCTCGTCCAGGGCGCTGGCCTGGTGGCCGTGCTCGCCTTGTTGATAGCGGCGAGCTGGGTGAGGATTTCCATCTAG